The proteins below are encoded in one region of Neofelis nebulosa isolate mNeoNeb1 chromosome 17, mNeoNeb1.pri, whole genome shotgun sequence:
- the ZNF432 gene encoding zinc finger protein 432 isoform X2 codes for MDFMWEEWQLLAPTQKNLPGHDVGGLQEPGVSGASSQQTRRALQAERGEEPWAIEEEVRSGTSPETGKVDNHLQGHWEDERMLKGMELYPEHNAFGNIVPQSKSHFPFRQNHMFEFYIKTLKSNLSLANQSKIYEIRNSTKVNGSEKSFLHDKREDFHSAVKFPVSTRPVSNKSQVTKHQRTHDIEKAHVCGECGKAFVKKSQLTDHHRVHTGEKPYGCNICAKVFSRKSRLNEHQRIHKREKSFICNDCGKIFTMKSRLIEHQRTHTGEKPYVCSECGKGFPGKRNLIVHQRNHTGEKCYVCSECGKGFTGKSMLIIHQRTHTGEKPYICSECGKGFTTKHYVLIHQRNHTGEKPYLCNECGKGFTMKSRLIEHQRTHTGEKPYVCNECGKGFPRKSNLIVHQRNHTVEKSYVCSECGKGFTVKSMLIIHQRTHTGEKPYVCSECGKGFPLKSRLVVHQRTHTGEKPYRCSECGKGFIVNSGLMLHQRTHTGEKPYICNKCGKGFAFKSNLVVHQRTHTGEKPFTCSECGKGFTMKRYLLVHQQIHTGEKSYVCSECGKAFAVETELILHQQIHTGEKPYACNECGKGFTVKSRLIVHQRTHTGEKPFICGECGKGFSSKRNLIVHQRTHNGNRP; via the coding sequence AAACTGGCAAAGTTGATAATCACCTGCAGGGTCACTGGGAAGATGAAAGAATGCTGAAAGGTATGGAACTGTACCCCGAACACAATGCATTTGGAAATATCGTCCCTCAAAGCAAAAGTCATTTTCCTTTCAGGCAAAATCATATGTTTGAGTTCTATATAAAAACTTTGAAATCAAATTTAAGTTTAGCCAACCAGAGCAAGATCTATGAAATTAGGAACTCTACAAAAGTCAACGGAAGTGAAAAATCATTTCTGCATGATAAGCGTGAAGATTTTCATTCTGCGGTTAAATTCCCTGTAAGTACAAGACCTGTCAGCAACAAGTCCCAAGTCACTAAGCATCAGAGAACTCATGACATAGAGAAAGCCCATGTGTGTggtgaatgtggaaaagccttcgtTAAGAAGTCTCAGCTGACAGATCATCACAGAgttcatacaggagagaaaccttatgGATGCAATATTTGTGCAAAAGTTTTCTCCAGAAAGTCCAGGCTCAAcgaacatcagagaattcataaaAGAGAGAAATCCTTTATATGCAATGATTGTGGAAAAATCTTCACCATGAAGAGCCGTCTAATTGAACACCAGCGAACTCACACCGGAGAGAAACCCTATGTTTGCAGCGAATGTGGCAAAGGTTTCCCAGGGAAGCGTAATCTCATTGTGCATCAGCGAAATCATACTGGAGAGAAATGCTATGtatgcagtgaatgtgggaaaggcTTCACTGGGAAGAGCATGCTCATCATACACCAGCgaactcacacaggagagaaaccctacatctgcagtgaatgtgggaaaggcTTCACCACGAAGCACTATGTCCTCATACATCAGCGAaatcacacaggagagaaaccctatctatgcaatgaatgtgggaaaggTTTCACCATGAAGAGTCGACTGATTGAACATCAGCGAACTCACACCGGAGAGAAACCCTATGTATGCAACGAATGTGGAAAAGGCTTTCCCAGGAAGAGTAATCTCATTGTACATCAGAGAAATCATACGGTAGAGAAGTCCTACGTATGCAGTGAATGCGGAAAAGGCTTCACTGTGAAGAGCATGCTCATCATACACCAGCgaactcatactggagagaaaccctacgTCTGCAGCGAATGTGGGAAAGGCTTCCCCCTGAAGAGTCGGCTGGTCGTACATCAGCGAAcacatactggagagaaaccttacagatgcagtgaatgtgggaaaggtTTCATTGTGAATAGTGGACTGATGTTACATCAGCgaactcacactggagagaaaccctatatATGCAATAAATGTGGAAAAGGCTTTGCCTTTAAGAGCAATCTCGTGGTACACCAGCgaactcatactggagagaaaccctttacgtgcagtgaatgtgggaaaggcTTCACCATGAAACGTTATCTCCTCGTACATCAACAAATCCATACAGGAGAGAAATCCTATGTCTGCAGCGAATGTGGTAAAGCCTTCGCTGTGGAAACCGAGCTCATTTTACATCAGcaaattcatactggagagaaaccttatgcatgcaatgaatgtgggaaaggcTTCACGGTGAAAAGCCGTCTAATCGTTCATCAGCGAactcatacaggagagaaacctttTATATGCGGTGAATGTGGAAAAGGCTTCTCCTCAAAGAGAAATCTGATTGTACATCAGAGAACTCATAATGGAAACAGACCCTAA